Proteins co-encoded in one Candidatus Korarchaeum sp. genomic window:
- a CDS encoding MBL fold metallo-hydrolase gives MDSGVDVGTSSRLLPLEPKSDPEALILTHAHLDHYGASPLILGRWSCDTYVTPPTVDVGEILLKDFISLSSEYVERPYSTQDIQLIRRRERSIRLNDYIALDGWELRTFNAGHVLGSVMIHLTAKDGPTILYTGDINTAGTRTLRGAEIELPKVDYLIIEGTYGGDDDIHPSRKKVERQFIEDIREVIARGGVTIIPTFALGRAQEVLLTLISHIESGVLQEVPIFVDGMIREISKYYNAYWSWLRPELQRMIRESKKELFDHRAIEEVRNREELLEISEPFIIVTTSGMLQGGPVLTYLKHFGTKRGNLIYLTGYQVKGTRGRMLLDGIRQIPMPDGVIEVKCDVKFADFSAHADQPNLINFIMKVASKGLKEVILVHGEFDKLVQLRRKLEARGIRTYIPYEGEIIEIK, from the coding sequence TTGGACTCTGGAGTGGATGTGGGAACTAGTTCGAGGCTCCTCCCACTAGAGCCCAAGTCCGATCCTGAAGCTCTGATCCTAACTCACGCTCATTTAGACCATTACGGAGCTAGTCCCTTGATACTGGGGAGATGGAGTTGCGATACTTATGTGACGCCTCCTACAGTCGATGTAGGGGAGATCTTGCTGAAGGACTTCATCAGCCTCTCCTCAGAATACGTTGAGAGGCCTTATTCCACTCAGGATATCCAGCTCATTAGGAGGAGGGAGAGGTCGATCAGGCTCAATGATTACATAGCTCTGGACGGATGGGAGCTCAGGACTTTCAACGCGGGTCACGTCCTAGGGTCTGTAATGATACATCTCACAGCTAAAGATGGTCCTACTATCCTTTACACTGGAGATATAAACACAGCGGGGACCAGAACCCTTAGAGGGGCTGAGATCGAGCTCCCTAAAGTCGATTACTTGATAATCGAGGGGACTTATGGTGGGGATGATGATATACATCCCTCCAGGAAGAAAGTCGAGAGGCAGTTCATAGAGGATATAAGGGAAGTTATAGCGAGAGGAGGTGTCACTATAATACCTACTTTCGCTCTAGGTAGAGCTCAAGAAGTCCTCTTAACTTTGATAAGTCACATAGAATCTGGTGTCCTTCAGGAAGTCCCGATATTCGTTGATGGTATGATAAGGGAGATCTCGAAGTACTACAATGCTTACTGGTCATGGCTGAGGCCTGAGCTCCAGAGGATGATAAGGGAGAGCAAGAAGGAGCTCTTCGATCATAGAGCTATAGAGGAAGTGAGGAATAGGGAGGAACTCCTAGAGATAAGCGAGCCATTCATAATCGTCACGACATCCGGTATGCTTCAGGGAGGACCTGTACTCACATACTTGAAGCACTTCGGAACTAAGAGGGGAAATCTGATATATCTGACAGGTTATCAAGTGAAGGGAACTAGGGGGAGGATGCTCTTAGATGGTATCAGGCAGATCCCGATGCCGGATGGTGTTATAGAAGTGAAGTGCGACGTCAAGTTCGCTGATTTTTCAGCCCATGCCGATCAACCCAATCTGATAAACTTCATCATGAAAGTAGCGAGTAAGGGGCTCAAAGAAGTGATACTAGTTCATGGTGAGTTCGATAAATTAGTCCAGTTGAGGAGGAAATTGGAAGCTAGAGGGATAAGGACTTATATACCTTATGAAGGTGAGATCATAGAGATAAAGTGA
- a CDS encoding DEAD/DEAH box helicase, which yields MGLDELLSRIGVKELYPTQKEVLSRGLVSEGNFVLAAPTASGKTLAAEIVMNEELEKGGKVVYLVPLRSLAYEKYEEFSKVFDKWSVRVSIGDYDSSDEPLGKHDIIVMTYEKFDSLQRHRSSWLDSISLLVLDEVHYVGDPNRGPTLEMAVSKFMHENDRSRRIALSATITNLEEIANWLRAVPIRVDWRPVPLRVGMYAGGKLIYPDGSSERLEGEGIIPLLRRCLTDGGQAIVFYNKRSDAVSWAEKLASHFNMRLNEDPLEEVNLSSYGSSKLIEKLSSVMRRGVAFHHAGLPFELRRAVERAFRRGSVKILTATPTLAAGVNLPARTVIVSSYMRYNSKLGRMTPISIMEFWQMAGRAGRPGYDSHGEAYIIAKQSEAKRIFENYISSEPEPISSNLHDTSLLKNHLLALVASSGPISPGEILEIFKKTLLYIQGGDKFLRRSIPFLLESLKEAGFLQDIGGLYRATSLGKRVSELYIDTSSAQMMIEALDELIKRYRRMEDLELPVLHLLCMLPDMPKVYGRGRTEALIEAFEELDPLIPIEESPISSHSELLQVIRGALSLKMWISGQSDGEIEEKLGIEPGDLRNLAENGEWLCYSFSEISKLFGEKEISEWLRVLSMRIRYGVPEELLSLVILKGVGRVRAKLLYEAGYRTVRDIAEAEPEQLERIVGIGKQLSKELVEQARSLVYVGPSDR from the coding sequence ATGGGCTTAGATGAGCTCTTAAGTAGGATAGGTGTTAAGGAACTTTACCCAACTCAGAAGGAGGTCCTGAGCAGGGGGTTAGTGAGCGAGGGAAATTTCGTGCTAGCAGCTCCTACTGCTTCAGGTAAGACTTTAGCAGCTGAGATAGTGATGAATGAAGAGCTAGAGAAGGGAGGGAAGGTAGTCTACTTAGTACCATTGAGATCTCTCGCATACGAGAAATATGAGGAGTTCTCTAAGGTCTTCGATAAGTGGAGCGTGAGAGTATCGATCGGTGATTACGATTCCTCAGATGAGCCCTTGGGGAAGCATGACATCATAGTGATGACGTACGAGAAATTCGACTCTCTCCAGAGGCACAGAAGCTCTTGGTTAGATAGTATAAGCTTACTAGTCTTAGATGAAGTCCATTACGTTGGCGATCCTAACAGGGGACCTACGCTCGAGATGGCCGTATCTAAATTCATGCATGAGAACGATCGATCTAGGAGGATAGCTTTGAGCGCTACTATAACTAACTTAGAGGAGATAGCTAATTGGTTGCGAGCTGTCCCGATAAGAGTGGATTGGAGACCGGTCCCCCTCAGAGTAGGTATGTACGCTGGGGGGAAGCTCATATATCCAGATGGTAGCTCCGAGAGGCTGGAGGGGGAGGGGATAATCCCATTATTGAGGAGGTGCTTAACTGACGGAGGCCAGGCTATAGTATTCTACAATAAGAGGAGCGATGCTGTATCTTGGGCTGAGAAGCTAGCTTCTCACTTCAATATGAGACTGAATGAAGACCCCCTCGAGGAAGTCAATTTATCCTCTTACGGATCCTCTAAACTGATCGAGAAACTCTCTAGTGTGATGAGGAGGGGGGTCGCTTTCCATCACGCTGGTCTCCCATTCGAGTTGAGGAGAGCTGTAGAGAGGGCCTTCAGAAGAGGATCCGTTAAGATACTGACAGCCACCCCTACGCTCGCAGCTGGAGTGAACTTACCAGCTAGAACAGTCATAGTTAGCTCCTATATGAGGTATAACTCTAAGTTAGGTAGGATGACTCCCATCTCGATCATGGAATTCTGGCAGATGGCTGGGAGGGCTGGGAGGCCGGGTTACGATTCCCATGGGGAAGCTTACATAATAGCTAAGCAGAGTGAAGCTAAGAGGATATTCGAGAATTACATAAGCTCAGAGCCCGAGCCTATCTCATCTAACTTACACGATACATCCTTACTTAAGAACCACTTGCTCGCTTTAGTAGCGAGTTCAGGTCCCATATCCCCAGGGGAGATCCTAGAGATATTCAAGAAGACATTATTGTACATTCAGGGAGGGGATAAGTTCTTAAGGAGGTCTATACCGTTCCTCCTAGAGTCCCTCAAGGAAGCTGGGTTCCTCCAAGACATAGGAGGCTTATATAGAGCGACATCCCTCGGGAAGAGGGTCTCTGAGTTGTATATAGATACATCATCAGCTCAGATGATGATAGAAGCCCTAGATGAGTTAATTAAGAGGTATAGGAGGATGGAGGATCTTGAGCTTCCCGTCCTCCACCTCCTCTGCATGTTACCAGATATGCCGAAGGTCTACGGTAGGGGGAGGACTGAGGCACTCATTGAAGCTTTTGAAGAACTAGATCCACTGATTCCAATAGAGGAATCTCCTATCTCATCTCACAGTGAACTCCTACAGGTGATTAGGGGCGCTCTATCATTGAAGATGTGGATCTCAGGCCAGAGCGATGGTGAGATAGAGGAGAAGCTCGGGATCGAACCGGGAGACTTGAGGAACTTGGCTGAGAATGGAGAGTGGCTCTGTTACTCTTTCTCGGAAATATCGAAACTTTTTGGTGAGAAAGAGATTTCAGAGTGGCTCAGAGTACTCTCAATGAGGATAAGATATGGAGTACCCGAGGAACTATTATCTCTAGTGATACTCAAGGGGGTGGGCAGGGTGAGAGCTAAGCTACTCTATGAAGCTGGTTACAGGACCGTTAGGGATATAGCTGAAGCTGAGCCAGAGCAATTGGAGAGGATAGTCGGTATAGGGAAGCAACTCTCTAAGGAGCTAGTGGAGCAGGCGAGGTCGTTGGTTTATGTGGGTCCATCCGATAGATAG
- a CDS encoding tyrosine--tRNA ligase, which translates to MGDNTDSLELVLRNLAEPLDEFVMTLDEVKELVGKGGNVYVGYEPSGPIHVGTLITVRKLRDMIQAGFHSIALMADIHAILNLKGPQDLIKEVSMTYWKTVFHELGSKQIEIKLGTEFELSEDYIMDLLALSQRVTARRAWRAMTMVARGEDPMVSHMIYPLMQALDILYLRVKIAIGGTDQRKIHALTREVFSSDIPLRVEKYVPAAIHTPLLPGLTGGKMSSSIPRSHVAVHDPPELIREKIMNAFCPPGNENQYDEDGRLRNPILAILKYFILPEVGRIIVKRSRAAGGGEVEVTSYEQLERMYIAGEVHPMDLKELVSNYLIEEFSRVREIFESERELIEPLYKLQKWQREKGLFGDVEWSDVLRSYRPYLGEIRE; encoded by the coding sequence TTGGGTGATAATACGGATAGCTTAGAGCTCGTCTTGAGGAACTTAGCTGAACCTTTGGATGAGTTCGTCATGACCTTAGATGAAGTGAAAGAACTCGTAGGCAAAGGAGGTAACGTTTACGTCGGCTATGAGCCCTCAGGACCTATACACGTAGGTACTCTCATAACAGTGAGGAAATTGAGGGATATGATACAAGCTGGATTTCACTCTATCGCGCTAATGGCCGATATACATGCTATCCTCAACCTCAAGGGTCCGCAAGACTTGATAAAGGAAGTCTCTATGACTTACTGGAAGACTGTCTTCCACGAGTTGGGATCTAAGCAGATAGAGATAAAACTAGGGACAGAATTCGAACTATCTGAAGATTACATCATGGATTTACTCGCTCTATCGCAGAGAGTGACTGCTAGGAGGGCTTGGAGGGCTATGACTATGGTAGCGAGAGGGGAGGATCCGATGGTCTCCCACATGATATATCCATTGATGCAAGCTCTCGACATACTCTACTTACGCGTGAAGATAGCGATAGGGGGAACTGATCAGAGGAAGATACATGCCCTAACTAGGGAGGTCTTCAGTTCAGACATCCCCCTAAGAGTTGAGAAGTACGTACCTGCTGCTATACACACTCCTCTCCTCCCGGGTCTCACGGGTGGGAAGATGAGCAGTAGCATACCTAGATCGCACGTAGCAGTACATGACCCTCCTGAGCTAATAAGGGAGAAGATAATGAATGCGTTTTGCCCCCCTGGTAATGAAAATCAATACGATGAGGATGGGAGGCTCAGAAATCCGATACTAGCTATCCTGAAGTATTTCATACTCCCAGAGGTAGGGAGAATTATCGTGAAGAGGAGTAGGGCTGCTGGCGGAGGTGAGGTCGAAGTGACGAGTTATGAGCAATTAGAGAGGATGTACATAGCAGGGGAAGTTCATCCGATGGATCTAAAGGAGTTAGTGTCTAATTACCTCATAGAGGAGTTCTCTAGGGTGAGGGAGATATTCGAGAGTGAGAGGGAGCTCATAGAACCCTTATATAAGCTGCAGAAATGGCAAAGGGAAAAAGGGTTATTCGGAGATGTAGAATGGAGCGATGTATTGAGGTCCTATAGACCTTATTTGGGAGAAATAAGGGAGTAA
- a CDS encoding tRNA (adenine-N1)-methyltransferase, whose translation MLGQRECLNLISEDDTVLLVVYGKKGKPKKFLVKVKKGKVLHTHKGSIDLSEIIGKEWGCVIKTSKGERVEVHRPILTDYIEKIGRITQIIYPKDAGFMILKSGIKPGDTVVEIGTGSGALTMVLANFLGPSGKLYSYDIRKESLEIAEKNLKLLGISNVILKHKDAKEGIDESDVDAIFLDIPDPWEILSEVHEKLRPNGTFLAFLPSCEQVNKTVLRAREVGFGLIEIHEILDREYESDERRTRPSPWMIGHTGFIVIGRKLSKES comes from the coding sequence ATGCTGGGTCAGAGGGAGTGTTTAAATCTGATATCAGAGGACGATACAGTGCTGCTAGTTGTTTATGGAAAGAAGGGAAAACCTAAGAAGTTCTTAGTCAAAGTGAAGAAGGGTAAAGTCTTACATACGCATAAGGGTTCGATAGATCTCTCGGAAATCATAGGGAAGGAATGGGGTTGCGTGATCAAGACGAGTAAGGGGGAGAGAGTGGAGGTCCACAGGCCCATACTAACGGATTATATAGAAAAGATAGGGAGAATTACACAAATAATCTATCCTAAAGATGCAGGTTTCATGATACTCAAATCCGGTATAAAGCCAGGAGATACAGTAGTTGAGATAGGCACGGGATCCGGAGCTCTCACTATGGTACTAGCTAATTTCTTAGGTCCGAGTGGGAAGTTGTACAGCTATGATATCAGGAAGGAATCTTTAGAAATAGCTGAGAAGAATTTAAAGTTATTAGGGATAAGTAATGTAATATTAAAGCACAAAGATGCGAAGGAGGGGATAGATGAGTCAGATGTCGACGCTATATTCCTAGATATCCCGGATCCATGGGAGATACTGTCCGAGGTACATGAGAAACTGAGACCAAACGGTACATTCCTAGCGTTCCTCCCTTCATGTGAGCAAGTGAATAAGACAGTACTGAGAGCTAGGGAGGTAGGTTTCGGGCTCATTGAGATTCATGAGATATTAGATAGAGAATATGAGAGTGATGAGAGGAGGACTAGACCATCTCCATGGATGATAGGACACACTGGTTTCATCGTGATCGGGAGGAAGCTCTCGAAGGAGTCTTAA
- a CDS encoding NAD(+)/NADH kinase: MYEKGFKVSKVVLLYNTDRERSHRISERLKSSLISNKIEVVDDHKEAEVAIVIGGDGTVLRAFHHVGSLPILGVKDGTFGTLLEFDVTQLDRIPEILREGKFWLEHAMTLEIIDSKLSLIALNEFLIRSGKLGKSSKLGLAIDDAPLGECICDGLIIATPTGSYAYSLAAGGPVLDPRCDNIVLSYVAPWPPSLIPAIRSIVIPSSSIVEVWSASPYLYVIADGLSPVRLKPPLRISRSKREAIFIRKSPDPAEFYKRMAKRMIPRTLTGILQYEKLRPALTKSLNLDRTH; the protein is encoded by the coding sequence ATGTACGAGAAAGGATTTAAAGTGAGTAAAGTAGTATTGCTCTATAATACAGATAGGGAGAGATCTCATAGGATATCTGAGAGGCTCAAATCATCGCTAATCTCGAATAAGATAGAGGTAGTCGATGATCATAAGGAGGCGGAGGTTGCTATAGTCATAGGGGGGGATGGGACGGTCCTCAGGGCCTTCCATCATGTGGGGAGCCTCCCTATACTAGGTGTGAAGGATGGGACTTTCGGGACATTATTGGAGTTCGATGTAACACAATTAGATAGGATACCAGAGATACTTAGAGAGGGGAAATTTTGGTTAGAGCATGCTATGACGCTAGAGATAATAGATTCGAAATTGAGCCTAATAGCTCTCAATGAGTTCCTAATAAGGAGTGGCAAGCTTGGAAAATCTTCTAAGTTGGGCTTAGCGATAGACGATGCCCCTCTAGGGGAGTGCATATGCGATGGCCTCATAATAGCCACTCCCACGGGATCTTACGCTTACTCCCTAGCTGCAGGGGGCCCAGTGCTGGATCCACGTTGCGATAACATCGTGTTATCTTACGTAGCTCCCTGGCCACCCAGCCTCATACCGGCGATTAGATCTATAGTAATACCTTCCTCCTCGATCGTAGAAGTTTGGTCGGCTTCCCCATACCTCTATGTAATAGCTGATGGCCTCTCTCCAGTGAGGTTAAAGCCACCTCTCAGGATATCTCGCTCAAAGAGAGAAGCAATATTCATAAGGAAGTCCCCGGATCCGGCGGAATTCTACAAGAGAATGGCTAAGAGGATGATTCCAAGGACTCTGACTGGTATCTTGCAATATGAGAAGTTGAGGCCAGCTCTCACAAAATCTTTAAATCTTGATAGAACACACTAA
- the purB gene encoding adenylosuccinate lyase — protein MWVHPIDSRYGSERMRAIFRQENRIKLMASVEVLYAKALAERGLIPKEAAEAIERAAEGVTPEDVKYEESLVKHETMALVRAISKRAGGYGEYLHLGLTSNDVLDTVMGVQIKQAGSIILSSAASLLEKIVKRGEESLDIVCLGRTHGVVADPIPLSMKFALWSYYIRRAIIRFMNSLNEASVGKLRGAVGTAAASIELGIEDPLEVESEVLRALGLSPPEITTQIVPRDRLANLILSMSLFSSVLDTIANEIRNLHRTEISEIREHFEERQVGSSTMPHKMNPINSEKVCGLARLMRSLAIAALENVVLEHERDLTNSSVERIILPEAFLILEEQINTLSNVIENLEIDKIRIKENIEKYGDIALSERLMIWLVKKGLGRQEAHEIVRRISLRSYRSGRRLIDEVLADEEISKILKPEEIEVIFRPQSYIGLGRELSIKEFRAAREFLKEVLLNG, from the coding sequence ATGTGGGTCCATCCGATAGATAGTAGGTATGGATCCGAGCGTATGAGAGCTATATTCAGGCAGGAGAATAGGATAAAGCTCATGGCATCAGTTGAAGTTCTCTATGCTAAGGCTTTAGCTGAGAGAGGGTTGATCCCGAAAGAAGCAGCTGAAGCTATTGAGAGAGCTGCCGAGGGAGTCACGCCCGAGGATGTTAAGTATGAGGAATCCCTAGTGAAGCATGAAACTATGGCCCTCGTGAGAGCTATCTCTAAGAGAGCTGGGGGTTATGGTGAATATCTCCATCTAGGTCTCACATCTAACGATGTGTTAGATACTGTGATGGGAGTCCAGATAAAGCAAGCAGGCTCTATAATACTGAGTAGCGCCGCTTCGCTCCTGGAGAAGATAGTTAAGAGAGGAGAGGAGTCGTTGGATATCGTGTGCTTGGGTAGGACTCATGGGGTAGTAGCAGACCCCATCCCCCTCTCAATGAAGTTCGCTCTCTGGTCTTATTACATCAGGAGAGCTATCATCAGGTTCATGAACTCCCTGAATGAAGCATCAGTCGGCAAACTCAGGGGAGCTGTAGGTACTGCTGCGGCCTCAATCGAGTTAGGGATCGAGGACCCTCTTGAAGTGGAGAGTGAAGTGCTCAGAGCTTTAGGACTTAGTCCCCCTGAGATAACTACGCAGATAGTCCCTAGGGATAGGCTAGCTAATCTAATCCTCTCGATGTCCCTCTTCTCATCAGTGCTGGATACCATAGCTAATGAGATAAGGAACTTACATAGGACTGAGATAAGCGAAATCAGAGAGCACTTCGAGGAGAGGCAAGTAGGTTCGAGCACTATGCCCCATAAGATGAACCCTATTAACAGTGAGAAGGTCTGCGGATTAGCTAGATTGATGAGGTCATTAGCTATAGCGGCTCTAGAGAACGTAGTACTGGAGCACGAGAGGGATCTTACTAATAGCTCAGTCGAGAGAATAATCCTACCGGAAGCCTTCCTGATCTTAGAAGAACAGATAAACACTCTTTCTAATGTCATAGAGAACCTCGAGATAGATAAGATCAGGATAAAGGAGAACATCGAGAAATATGGTGATATAGCTTTGAGTGAGAGGTTAATGATCTGGTTAGTTAAGAAGGGATTGGGAAGACAAGAAGCGCATGAGATCGTGAGGAGGATATCCTTAAGATCCTATAGGAGCGGTAGAAGGCTCATAGATGAAGTATTGGCTGATGAGGAGATCTCCAAGATATTGAAACCTGAGGAGATTGAGGTCATATTCCGACCCCAGAGTTACATCGGGTTGGGGAGGGAGCTCTCTATTAAAGAGTTCAGAGCGGCGAGAGAGTTCCTGAAGGAGGTGCTTCTAAACGGGTGA
- a CDS encoding minichromosome maintenance protein MCM, with the protein MVERTPLMSFEELVEKYKIFLRYYKDENNELLYQKALAQLIEEQKRSLSVNWYHLYNFNPDFREIAEDIVMNPSLHISAGSSALRELVMELIPMTEEFRIYSEGDFHLRFYNVPTKASFRDLTKFSIGRLIEIEGIITRVSDIYDKLVKASFICTNCGRVEEIDVIGEKLKILEKCPECGSPMKLDHEMSKFIRWRSVRIQERPEDLPPGMMPEHIDGVLTDDIVDEVKPGDRVRVTGIIRIKPARRDEGREGLIYKRYLEIIHVEVPNRVYEKLEITPEDEKEILKLSEREDLEELIVRSIAPSVFGWTDVKRAIAYALFGGSTKVLADGSKVRGEINVLLVGDPGVAKSQLLKYTAQLAPRGLYTTGKGSTAAGLTAAVVRDSATGGWTLEAGALVLADMGVACIDEFDKMSEDDRRSIHEAMEQQTISIAKAGIVATLNARTTIIAAANPKKGKYDDYVTVAENINLPPTVLSRFDLVFIMKDRPRLESDSMVAEHILTTRMGRNPEAKPPIDPNLLKKYIAYAKQNIDPILTDEAAERIKKYYVEVRGRGIKEGEEGIVQDLISITPRQLEALIRLSEARARMHLRREVTAEDAEMAINLMEITLKGAAYDIVSGYFDITGWMTGVSFPEVKRREVVFQLIRQLADESEDGLVDRDVVVRMAAERLNLKGKEYVIEDILRKLNEDGFIIFPPGGKIKLI; encoded by the coding sequence ATGGTGGAGAGGACACCCTTAATGAGTTTTGAGGAGCTCGTCGAGAAATACAAGATCTTCTTAAGGTACTACAAGGATGAGAATAATGAGCTCTTGTATCAGAAGGCATTAGCGCAATTAATAGAGGAACAGAAGAGATCCCTTAGCGTTAATTGGTATCACTTATATAACTTCAACCCTGATTTCAGGGAGATAGCTGAGGATATCGTGATGAACCCCTCTCTACATATATCAGCTGGTTCTTCAGCCCTCAGGGAACTTGTGATGGAGCTAATACCGATGACGGAGGAGTTCAGGATATACAGTGAGGGTGATTTCCACTTAAGGTTCTACAACGTCCCGACTAAAGCTTCATTCAGGGATCTGACTAAGTTCTCAATAGGTAGATTGATAGAGATAGAGGGGATAATAACTAGAGTCTCAGATATCTATGATAAACTCGTTAAGGCATCCTTCATCTGTACTAACTGCGGGAGAGTTGAGGAGATAGATGTAATCGGTGAGAAGCTCAAGATCCTGGAGAAATGCCCTGAATGCGGTTCTCCAATGAAATTAGACCATGAGATGAGTAAGTTCATCAGGTGGCGTAGCGTTAGGATCCAAGAGAGGCCTGAGGACTTGCCACCAGGTATGATGCCAGAGCACATAGATGGCGTACTGACTGACGATATAGTGGATGAAGTGAAACCCGGGGATAGAGTCAGAGTGACTGGGATAATAAGGATAAAACCAGCTAGGAGGGATGAGGGAAGAGAGGGACTCATATATAAGAGGTATTTAGAGATAATACATGTAGAGGTCCCGAATAGGGTTTACGAGAAGTTGGAGATAACTCCTGAAGATGAGAAAGAGATATTGAAGCTCTCAGAGAGGGAGGATCTAGAGGAACTCATTGTTAGGTCGATAGCTCCCTCGGTCTTCGGTTGGACAGATGTCAAGAGAGCTATAGCTTACGCTCTATTCGGGGGGAGCACTAAGGTATTAGCTGATGGTTCTAAAGTGAGGGGGGAGATAAATGTACTTCTAGTAGGTGATCCAGGTGTCGCTAAGAGTCAACTCCTGAAATATACAGCTCAACTAGCCCCCAGAGGGCTTTATACGACTGGGAAAGGCTCTACTGCTGCTGGATTGACTGCGGCTGTCGTGAGGGATTCTGCGACTGGTGGATGGACTCTAGAGGCTGGGGCTCTAGTACTAGCCGATATGGGAGTAGCGTGCATAGATGAATTCGATAAAATGAGTGAAGACGATAGGAGATCTATACATGAAGCTATGGAGCAGCAAACTATTTCAATAGCGAAAGCAGGTATAGTAGCGACTTTAAACGCTAGGACGACGATAATAGCTGCTGCGAACCCTAAGAAAGGGAAATATGACGATTACGTGACGGTAGCTGAGAACATAAACCTCCCCCCAACCGTACTATCGAGGTTCGATCTCGTCTTCATAATGAAGGATAGGCCCAGATTGGAATCCGATAGCATGGTAGCTGAGCATATACTAACGACTAGGATGGGGAGGAACCCCGAAGCGAAGCCCCCTATAGACCCAAATCTCCTCAAGAAGTATATAGCTTACGCTAAGCAGAACATAGATCCTATACTCACTGATGAAGCTGCTGAGAGGATAAAGAAGTATTACGTTGAGGTCAGAGGGAGGGGGATTAAGGAGGGTGAGGAGGGGATCGTTCAAGACCTCATATCGATAACTCCGAGGCAATTAGAAGCTCTGATAAGGTTGAGTGAAGCTAGAGCTAGGATGCACTTGAGGAGAGAAGTAACAGCTGAGGATGCTGAGATGGCTATAAACCTGATGGAGATAACATTGAAGGGAGCTGCTTACGATATAGTATCTGGATACTTCGATATAACTGGATGGATGACTGGTGTCTCATTCCCTGAGGTGAAGAGGAGGGAAGTAGTCTTCCAACTCATAAGACAATTGGCCGATGAGAGTGAGGATGGCCTAGTCGATAGGGATGTAGTAGTCAGGATGGCAGCGGAGAGGCTCAATCTGAAGGGGAAGGAGTACGTCATAGAAGATATACTCAGGAAGCTTAACGAAGATGGGTTCATAATATTCCCACCGGGAGGGAAGATAAAACTCATATAA
- a CDS encoding 50S ribosome-binding GTPase, giving the protein MQSAQELHQDRFLSKLLSAIYKRKKISLGIYGPVNSGKTTLANRICMDFAGRKIGSVSRVPHETRSVNVMENVVLRLKDGSSITMDVIDTPGIATRITYRSFMRYGFKKDEAIERAAEAAKGVVEAIRSMERVNLALLVIDSSKDPTSQVNWVIAGNLKARLIPYIVVANKIDLPYARPSSVKRVFPDDIVIPISALRGDNINYLYETIVSVAR; this is encoded by the coding sequence ATGCAGAGCGCACAGGAGCTCCATCAAGATAGGTTCTTATCCAAGCTACTCTCAGCTATATATAAGAGGAAGAAGATTTCTCTGGGCATATACGGTCCAGTGAACTCTGGGAAGACTACTCTCGCGAATAGAATATGTATGGACTTCGCTGGTAGGAAGATTGGTTCTGTAAGCAGGGTACCTCATGAGACGAGGTCTGTTAATGTCATGGAGAACGTAGTATTGAGACTGAAGGACGGTTCCTCTATAACGATGGATGTAATAGATACCCCGGGGATAGCGACTAGGATAACTTACAGGAGCTTCATGAGGTATGGCTTCAAGAAGGATGAAGCTATAGAGAGAGCTGCTGAAGCAGCCAAAGGAGTAGTTGAAGCGATAAGGAGTATGGAGAGGGTTAATTTGGCTCTATTAGTCATAGATTCGAGTAAGGATCCGACTTCACAAGTCAATTGGGTGATAGCTGGTAATCTGAAGGCTAGGCTCATCCCGTACATAGTGGTAGCTAATAAGATAGATCTCCCTTACGCCAGACCTAGTAGCGTTAAGAGAGTATTTCCCGATGATATCGTCATCCCGATATCGGCTTTAAGGGGAGACAACATAAACTACCTTTACGAGACCATAGTGAGCGTAGCTAGATAG